One region of Mycolicibacterium insubricum genomic DNA includes:
- a CDS encoding S1C family serine protease, which yields MTNDPRYTGQQPAAPRPGSAQPYAGAPHTGAYPRPGYDWRYATQEPGYDPNRAARPGVQLPPAPPVRPGTQRQGGGRRGRTGALVVGAVALSMLSAGIGGTVARISAPSGGMAESTTVANTIGAAAPTQPAANAPVGSTEQVAAKVVPSVVKLETDLGRANEEGSGIILTSDGLILTNNHVVSIPGNIDTDGAKPTTTVTFSDGRTAPFTVVGADPASDIAVIRAQGVSGLTPIAVGRSADLRVGQNVVAVGSPLGLEGTVTTGIVSSLNRPVSTAGDSGNQSTVLDAIQTDAAINPGNSGGALVNMNGELVGVNSAIATLGSGGQDGGQSGSIGLGFAIPVDQAKRIADELIATGSASHASLGVQVSNDRSVSGAKVVEVVHGSAADKAGLPSGVVITKLDDRPIATSNALVAAVRSRAPGDEVTLTYVNAQGKPQTVKVTLDKADK from the coding sequence ATGACCAACGATCCGCGGTACACCGGGCAGCAGCCCGCCGCGCCCCGCCCGGGCTCTGCCCAGCCCTATGCCGGTGCGCCGCATACCGGTGCCTATCCCCGGCCGGGTTACGACTGGCGCTACGCCACCCAGGAGCCCGGCTACGACCCGAACCGCGCCGCACGCCCGGGCGTGCAGCTGCCGCCCGCACCGCCGGTCCGCCCGGGTACCCAGCGCCAGGGCGGTGGCCGACGGGGACGCACCGGCGCGCTGGTCGTCGGCGCCGTCGCACTCTCGATGCTCTCCGCCGGTATCGGCGGCACCGTCGCGCGGATCTCGGCGCCGTCGGGCGGCATGGCCGAATCCACCACCGTCGCCAACACGATCGGTGCGGCGGCTCCCACCCAGCCGGCCGCCAACGCGCCGGTGGGGTCCACCGAGCAGGTCGCGGCGAAGGTGGTGCCCAGCGTGGTGAAGCTGGAGACCGATCTTGGCCGGGCGAACGAGGAGGGTTCGGGGATCATCCTGACCTCCGACGGGCTGATTCTGACCAACAACCACGTCGTCTCCATCCCCGGCAACATCGACACCGACGGCGCCAAGCCGACCACCACGGTGACCTTCTCCGACGGCCGTACCGCGCCGTTCACCGTCGTCGGCGCCGATCCGGCCAGCGACATCGCCGTGATCCGCGCTCAGGGGGTGTCGGGCCTGACGCCGATCGCGGTCGGCCGGTCGGCCGATCTGCGGGTCGGCCAGAATGTGGTGGCCGTCGGCTCCCCGCTCGGTCTGGAGGGCACCGTCACCACCGGTATCGTCAGCTCGCTGAACCGTCCGGTGTCGACCGCCGGCGACAGCGGAAACCAGAGCACTGTGCTCGACGCCATCCAGACCGACGCGGCGATCAACCCCGGCAACTCCGGTGGCGCGCTGGTGAATATGAACGGGGAGCTGGTCGGGGTGAACTCGGCCATCGCGACGCTGGGATCCGGCGGGCAGGACGGCGGCCAGAGCGGGTCGATCGGCCTGGGCTTCGCGATCCCGGTGGATCAGGCCAAGCGGATCGCCGACGAACTCATCGCGACCGGCAGCGCCTCGCACGCCTCGCTTGGGGTTCAGGTCAGCAATGACCGCAGCGTCAGCGGCGCCAAGGTCGTCGAGGTGGTGCACGGCAGCGCCGCCGACAAGGCCGGGCTGCCGTCGGGCGTGGTGATCACCAAGCTCGACGATCGTCCGATCGCTACGTCGAACGCGCTGGTCGCTGCGGTGCGTTCGCGCGCACCCGGTGACGAGGTCACGCTGACCTACGTCAATGCGCAGGGTAAGCCGCAGACCGTGAAGGTCACCCTGGACAAGGCCGACAAGTGA
- a CDS encoding MspA family porin, protein MKALGRLVMTAILAVAALFIGSGTASAGMDNSNTLVDGHDRTLVIEQWDTFLNGVFPLDRNRLTREWFHSGRAKYNVSGPGADDFEGVLELGYQVGFPWSLGVGINFSYTTPNIALDGYSFGGLGLAADGAGVIGGVTSPPLLPGVSISADLGNGPGIQEVATFSVDIKGSHGAVAVSNAHGTVTGAAGGVLLRPFARLIANTGDSVTTYGEPWNMN, encoded by the coding sequence ATGAAGGCGCTCGGGCGACTGGTGATGACGGCGATACTGGCCGTTGCCGCGCTGTTCATCGGCTCGGGGACCGCTTCGGCCGGTATGGACAATTCCAATACTCTCGTCGACGGTCATGATCGGACGTTGGTGATCGAGCAGTGGGACACGTTTCTCAACGGGGTGTTTCCGCTGGACCGCAACCGGTTGACCCGCGAGTGGTTCCATTCGGGTCGGGCGAAGTACAACGTGAGTGGTCCGGGTGCCGATGATTTCGAGGGTGTGCTGGAGCTCGGGTATCAGGTGGGCTTCCCGTGGTCGCTGGGTGTGGGTATCAACTTCAGCTACACCACCCCCAATATCGCGCTGGACGGCTATTCGTTCGGCGGCCTAGGGCTGGCTGCTGACGGCGCGGGCGTCATCGGTGGTGTGACCAGCCCGCCGCTGCTGCCGGGTGTGTCGATCTCGGCGGATCTGGGCAACGGCCCGGGTATCCAGGAGGTGGCGACCTTCTCGGTGGATATCAAGGGTTCGCACGGTGCGGTGGCGGTGTCGAATGCGCACGGGACGGTGACCGGTGCGGCCGGTGGTGTGCTGTTGCGACCGTTCGCCCGGTTGATCGCCAACACCGGTGACTCGGTCACCACCTACGGCGAACCCTGGAACATGAACTGA
- a CDS encoding SAF domain-containing protein — MIGVRAGAGEPDLNPTAWDRLRHRLQPDWVHLARTRRLAAGALVLLSATAALRPDPAGETVPALVAVRDLSPGVAVTQDDIRVEARRADSVPAGVLTEPDRVLGATPGTAIRRGEILTDVRLVGSRLAAAGAGPGARMVPIRLADAAVADLIRAGDVVDVLAGAADTAPGAPRVIATDAVVVLVPPAGARAMGADGRILLVALPAPAAQRVAATSLTDALTVTLH, encoded by the coding sequence ATGATCGGGGTTCGCGCGGGTGCCGGTGAGCCGGATCTCAACCCGACGGCGTGGGACCGGCTGCGGCACCGTCTGCAGCCGGACTGGGTGCACCTGGCCCGCACCCGACGGCTGGCCGCCGGGGCTCTGGTCCTGTTGTCGGCGACCGCGGCGCTGCGACCGGATCCGGCCGGCGAGACGGTCCCGGCTCTAGTCGCCGTCAGAGACCTATCCCCCGGTGTCGCGGTGACGCAGGACGACATCCGGGTGGAGGCGCGGCGCGCGGATTCGGTGCCCGCCGGCGTCTTGACCGAGCCCGACCGGGTGCTCGGCGCCACGCCGGGTACCGCGATCCGCCGCGGCGAGATCCTCACCGACGTCCGGCTGGTCGGATCCCGGCTGGCCGCGGCCGGCGCGGGGCCGGGCGCCCGGATGGTGCCGATCCGGCTGGCCGACGCCGCGGTGGCCGACCTGATCCGCGCCGGCGACGTCGTCGACGTACTGGCCGGAGCCGCCGACACCGCACCCGGGGCGCCCCGGGTAATCGCCACCGACGCGGTGGTGGTGCTGGTTCCGCCGGCCGGGGCCCGCGCGATGGGCGCCGACGGCCGGATCCTGCTGGTCGCCCTGCCTGCACCGGCCGCGCAGCGGGTCGCGGCGACCTCGCTGACCGATGCGCTGACGGTAACGCTGCACTGA
- a CDS encoding MogA/MoaB family molybdenum cofactor biosynthesis protein, whose amino-acid sequence MEQPAASVGRALVVVVDDRSAHGEEDHSGPLVAELLLEAGLLVDAVIVVAADEVEIRNALNTAVIGGVDLVVSVGGTGVTPRDVTPEATRDVLDRELLGISEALRASGLSAGVADAGLSRGLAGVSGSTLVVNLAGSRPAVRDGMATLTPLAAQVIGQLSSLEL is encoded by the coding sequence ATGGAACAGCCCGCAGCTTCGGTCGGTAGGGCGTTGGTGGTCGTCGTCGACGACCGTTCGGCGCATGGGGAAGAGGATCACAGCGGCCCCTTGGTGGCCGAATTGCTGCTCGAAGCCGGGCTTCTGGTCGACGCGGTGATCGTGGTCGCCGCCGACGAGGTGGAGATCCGCAACGCGCTCAACACCGCGGTGATCGGCGGCGTGGACCTGGTGGTCTCGGTCGGTGGTACCGGTGTCACCCCGCGTGACGTCACCCCGGAGGCGACCCGGGACGTGCTGGACCGCGAACTGCTGGGTATCTCCGAGGCGCTGCGCGCTTCCGGGCTGTCGGCGGGCGTGGCCGACGCCGGCCTGTCCCGGGGCCTGGCGGGCGTCTCGGGCAGCACCCTGGTGGTGAACCTGGCGGGTTCGCGGCCGGCCGTGCGTGACGGGATGGCTACTCTGACGCCGCTCGCGGCGCAGGTCATCGGGCAGCTCTCCAGCCTGGAGCTCTAA
- a CDS encoding response regulator transcription factor, which translates to MRILVVDDDRAVRESLRRSLSFNGYNVLLAEDGVEALDVITNDRPDAVILDVMMPRLDGLEVCRRLRSTGDDLPVLVLTARDSVSERVAGLDAGADDYLPKPFALEELLARMRALLRRTTPDDGGDSAAMTFADLTLDPVTRDVTRGDRHISLTRTEFALLEMLIANPRRVLTRSRILEEVWGFDFPTSGNALEVYVGYLRRKTEAEGEPRLIHTVRGVGYVLRETPP; encoded by the coding sequence GTGCGAATTCTTGTCGTCGACGACGACCGTGCGGTGCGTGAGTCGCTGCGCCGATCCCTGTCCTTCAACGGTTACAACGTCCTGCTGGCCGAGGACGGCGTAGAGGCGCTCGACGTGATCACCAACGATCGCCCGGACGCGGTGATCCTCGACGTGATGATGCCGCGACTGGACGGCCTGGAGGTATGCCGGCGGCTGCGCAGCACCGGTGACGACCTGCCCGTCCTGGTGTTGACCGCCCGCGATTCGGTGTCCGAGCGGGTCGCCGGACTCGACGCCGGCGCCGACGACTACCTGCCCAAACCGTTTGCGCTGGAGGAACTGCTGGCACGGATGCGGGCGCTGCTGCGCCGCACCACCCCCGACGACGGCGGCGACTCCGCGGCGATGACCTTCGCCGACCTGACCCTGGACCCGGTGACCCGTGACGTCACCCGCGGGGATCGCCACATCAGCCTGACCCGCACCGAGTTCGCACTGCTGGAGATGCTGATCGCCAATCCTCGCCGGGTACTCACCCGCAGCCGGATCCTGGAAGAGGTGTGGGGTTTCGACTTCCCGACCTCGGGCAACGCCCTGGAGGTCTACGTCGGCTACCTGCGCCGCAAGACCGAGGCGGAAGGCGAACCGCGGCTCATCCACACCGTCCGCGGGGTGGGGTACGTGCTGCGTGAAACGCCGCCGTGA
- the rpmF gene encoding 50S ribosomal protein L32 codes for MAVPKRRMSRSNTRSRRAQWKAEATPLVSVTVAGRAHKVPRRLLKAARLGLVDLDKR; via the coding sequence ATGGCTGTGCCGAAACGCCGGATGTCGCGTTCCAACACCCGTTCGCGTCGCGCGCAGTGGAAGGCCGAGGCCACGCCGCTGGTCAGCGTGACCGTCGCCGGTCGCGCCCACAAGGTGCCGCGCCGGCTGCTCAAGGCCGCGCGCCTGGGCCTGGTCGACCTCGACAAGCGCTGA
- a CDS encoding HAMP domain-containing sensor histidine kinase, translating to MLLAMSMVAMVVVLISFAVYAVVSAALYDDIDTQLQSRAQLLIASGSLAADPGKAIEGTAYSDVNAMLINPGRSIYTANQEGQTLPIGAPEKSVISGELFMSRRTAGQQRVLAVHLSNGSSLLLSKSLAPTQAVMNRLRGVLLAVGGIGVVIAAIAGGAVTRTGLRPVGRLTEAAERVARTDDLRPIPVFGSDELARLTEAFNMMLRALAESRERQARLVSDAGHELRTPLTSLRTNVELLIAAQQPGAPPIPEQEMAGLRADVVGQIEELSTLVGDLVDLTRDDAGAVVHDVVDLNEVIDRCLERVRRRRSDVEFVVSVVPWHVFGDAAGLSRAVLNLLDNAAKWSPPGGPVEVVLRRTDTSMAELVVADHGPGIPEQERRLVFERFYRSDAARAMPGSGLGLAIVQQVVLKHGGALWIEDTVPGGTPPGAAFHLVLPGTPGPEMPGSVDRSGDNEQRWKFARKSSTEPSVISVDSQSTAAY from the coding sequence ATGCTGCTGGCCATGTCGATGGTGGCGATGGTCGTCGTCCTCATCAGCTTCGCCGTCTACGCGGTGGTCTCCGCGGCGCTCTACGACGACATCGACACCCAGCTGCAGAGCCGCGCCCAGCTGCTGATCGCCAGCGGGTCACTGGCTGCCGACCCGGGCAAGGCCATCGAGGGCACCGCCTACTCCGACGTCAACGCCATGCTGATCAACCCGGGCCGGTCCATCTACACCGCCAATCAGGAGGGCCAGACCCTGCCGATCGGCGCCCCGGAGAAATCGGTGATCAGCGGCGAGCTGTTCATGTCCCGGCGCACCGCCGGTCAGCAGCGGGTGCTCGCGGTGCACTTGAGCAATGGCAGCAGCCTGCTGCTGTCGAAGAGCCTGGCACCCACGCAGGCGGTGATGAACCGGCTGCGCGGGGTGCTGCTGGCGGTCGGCGGCATCGGGGTGGTGATCGCCGCCATTGCCGGCGGCGCGGTGACCCGCACCGGCCTGCGGCCGGTGGGTCGGCTCACCGAGGCCGCCGAGCGGGTGGCCCGCACCGACGACCTGCGGCCCATCCCGGTGTTCGGCAGTGACGAGCTGGCCCGGCTGACCGAGGCGTTCAACATGATGCTGCGGGCGCTGGCCGAATCACGGGAACGACAAGCTCGGCTGGTCAGCGACGCCGGGCACGAACTGCGCACCCCGCTGACCTCGCTGCGCACCAACGTGGAGTTGCTGATCGCGGCCCAGCAACCGGGCGCGCCGCCGATCCCGGAGCAGGAGATGGCCGGCCTGCGCGCAGATGTGGTGGGCCAGATCGAGGAACTGTCCACCCTGGTCGGCGACCTGGTCGACCTGACCCGCGACGACGCCGGAGCCGTCGTGCACGACGTCGTCGACCTCAACGAGGTCATCGATCGGTGCCTGGAGCGTGTCCGGCGCCGGCGCAGCGACGTCGAGTTCGTCGTCTCGGTCGTCCCGTGGCACGTGTTCGGCGACGCCGCCGGGTTGTCGCGGGCCGTGCTCAACCTGCTCGACAACGCCGCGAAGTGGAGCCCGCCCGGCGGCCCGGTGGAGGTGGTGCTGCGGCGCACCGACACCTCGATGGCCGAGTTGGTGGTCGCCGACCACGGTCCGGGTATTCCGGAGCAGGAGCGCAGGCTGGTCTTCGAACGGTTCTACCGTTCGGATGCTGCGCGCGCGATGCCCGGCTCGGGGCTGGGTCTGGCGATCGTGCAGCAGGTGGTGCTCAAACACGGCGGCGCGTTGTGGATCGAGGACACGGTGCCCGGCGGCACTCCGCCGGGAGCGGCGTTTCACCTGGTCCTGCCGGGCACGCCGGGGCCGGAGATGCCCGGCTCGGTGGACCGGTCCGGGGATAATGAGCAACGCTGGAAGTTCGCGCGGAAGTCATCGACAGAACCGAGTGTTATCTCAGTGGACTCTCAGTCCACCGCGGCATATTGA
- a CDS encoding MspA family porin: protein MRTLHRLLVVLLCATVGLLTGMPTASAGMDNSNTLVDGHDRTLVIEQWDTFLNGVFPLDRNRLTREWFHSGRAKYNVSGPGADDFEGVLELGYQVGFPWSLGVGINFSYTTPNIALDGYSFGGLTGAVDGAGIIGGVTSPPLLPGVSISADLGNGPGIQEVATFSVDIKGSHGAVAVSNAHGTVTGAAGGVLLRPFARLIANTGDSVTTYGEPWNMN, encoded by the coding sequence ATGAGGACACTGCACCGGCTACTGGTGGTGCTGCTCTGCGCCACCGTGGGCCTGCTGACCGGTATGCCGACCGCCTCGGCCGGTATGGACAATTCCAATACTCTCGTCGACGGTCATGATCGGACGTTGGTGATCGAGCAGTGGGACACGTTTCTCAACGGGGTGTTTCCGCTGGACCGCAACCGGTTGACCCGCGAGTGGTTCCATTCGGGTCGGGCGAAGTACAACGTGAGTGGTCCGGGTGCCGATGATTTCGAGGGTGTGCTGGAGCTCGGGTATCAGGTGGGCTTCCCGTGGTCGCTGGGTGTGGGTATCAACTTCAGCTACACCACCCCCAATATCGCGCTGGACGGCTACTCCTTCGGTGGATTGACTGGCGCTGTAGACGGCGCGGGCATCATCGGTGGTGTGACCAGCCCGCCGCTGCTGCCGGGTGTGTCGATCTCGGCGGATCTGGGCAACGGCCCGGGTATCCAGGAGGTGGCGACCTTCTCGGTGGATATCAAGGGTTCGCACGGTGCGGTGGCGGTGTCGAATGCGCACGGGACGGTGACCGGTGCGGCCGGTGGTGTGCTGTTGCGACCGTTCGCCCGGTTGATCGCCAACACCGGTGACTCGGTCACCACCTACGGCGAACCCTGGAACATGAACTGA
- the mscL gene encoding large-conductance mechanosensitive channel protein MscL yields the protein MLKGFKEFISRGNVIDLAVAVVIGTAFTAMVTAFTTSVIEPLISRIGVGGDTSYGWLKIPLDSGPDHKVFIDLNTVLSAGINFILVALVVYFLIVVPFKKLKKDDPAVEDESTELTLLTEIRDLLQAGARPARPMAPPPGPGGPGGPRPAGPPQGPRHGQ from the coding sequence ATGTTGAAGGGCTTCAAGGAGTTCATCTCCAGAGGCAACGTGATCGACCTGGCCGTGGCGGTCGTCATCGGCACCGCGTTCACCGCCATGGTGACGGCATTCACCACGAGCGTCATCGAGCCGCTGATCAGCCGTATCGGCGTCGGGGGAGACACCAGCTACGGGTGGCTGAAGATCCCGCTGGACTCCGGACCCGACCATAAGGTCTTCATCGACCTCAATACCGTGCTGTCGGCGGGCATCAACTTCATCCTGGTGGCCCTGGTCGTGTACTTCCTGATCGTGGTCCCGTTCAAGAAGCTGAAGAAGGACGATCCGGCAGTCGAGGACGAGTCGACAGAACTGACCCTGCTGACCGAAATCCGGGATCTGCTGCAGGCCGGCGCCCGACCCGCCCGGCCGATGGCGCCGCCGCCGGGCCCCGGTGGTCCGGGTGGGCCCCGCCCCGCGGGGCCGCCGCAAGGCCCCCGGCACGGTCAGTAG